A part of Acidimicrobiia bacterium genomic DNA contains:
- a CDS encoding glycosyltransferase, which translates to MTGRRALDEVVVDALAPQVLAPVIGEERVAVIETAAHAARAALHGRRIFNVNSTASGGGVAEMLQTLVAYGRGAGLDVRWLVIQGDPAFFAITKRIHNRLYGTAGDGGPLDSEERVVYERTLREHEDALRALVKPGDVVLVHDPQPAGLIPALSAAGAVVIWRCHVGIDVHNEWSEGAWRFLRAYVDAAHACVFTRRMFAPSWMADERVHVIAPSIDPFSTKNRELSPDEVHTILSHAGIIAGTPTTTVTFSRRDGSTGTITRHADVLQTGPPPPPELPLVVQVSRWDHMKDMVGVMEGFVRHVDGTAGAHLMLVGPSVTGVTDDPEGAAVLDECIQRRHLLPHEARARVHLACLPMHDPDENATIVNALQRHATVVVQKSLAEGFGLTVVEAMWKARPVVASRVGGIADQIADGEHGLLIDDPLDLAAFGGAVRSILESPTLAARLGAAARERARNEFLGDRHLEKWGELFVRCVADA; encoded by the coding sequence GTGACGGGTCGCCGCGCGCTCGACGAGGTCGTCGTCGACGCGCTCGCCCCGCAAGTCCTCGCACCGGTGATCGGCGAGGAACGGGTTGCGGTGATCGAGACGGCGGCGCACGCAGCGCGGGCGGCGTTGCACGGCCGGCGCATCTTCAACGTCAACTCCACCGCGAGCGGCGGTGGCGTAGCCGAGATGCTCCAGACGCTCGTCGCCTACGGTCGGGGAGCCGGTCTCGATGTGCGGTGGCTCGTCATCCAGGGCGATCCCGCGTTCTTCGCGATCACCAAGCGAATCCACAACCGCCTCTATGGGACTGCGGGTGACGGTGGACCCCTCGACTCCGAGGAGCGTGTCGTCTACGAGCGCACGCTGCGCGAGCACGAGGACGCGCTCCGCGCTCTGGTGAAGCCCGGTGACGTTGTGCTCGTGCACGATCCTCAACCGGCGGGCCTCATCCCCGCACTGTCGGCTGCCGGAGCGGTCGTGATCTGGCGTTGCCATGTCGGCATCGACGTGCACAACGAGTGGTCCGAGGGCGCATGGCGCTTCCTCCGGGCCTACGTCGATGCCGCGCATGCCTGTGTCTTCACTCGCCGCATGTTCGCGCCGTCGTGGATGGCCGATGAGCGCGTGCACGTCATCGCGCCGTCCATCGATCCGTTCTCCACCAAGAACCGCGAGCTCTCGCCCGACGAGGTGCACACCATCCTGAGCCACGCCGGCATCATCGCCGGCACGCCCACCACGACGGTCACCTTCTCACGCCGTGACGGTTCGACGGGCACGATCACGCGCCACGCCGACGTGCTCCAGACCGGCCCACCGCCGCCACCCGAGCTGCCACTCGTGGTGCAGGTCTCCCGATGGGATCACATGAAGGACATGGTCGGAGTGATGGAGGGCTTCGTGCGACACGTCGACGGAACCGCCGGGGCGCACCTCATGCTGGTCGGTCCGAGCGTGACCGGCGTCACGGACGACCCCGAAGGTGCCGCAGTGCTCGACGAGTGCATCCAGCGCCGGCATCTCCTGCCCCACGAAGCGCGGGCGCGCGTGCACCTGGCGTGCCTGCCCATGCACGACCCCGACGAGAACGCAACGATCGTGAACGCGCTCCAACGCCACGCCACCGTCGTCGTGCAGAAGAGCCTCGCGGAGGGCTTCGGGCTGACCGTGGTCGAGGCGATGTGGAAGGCACGACCCGTCGTCGCCTCGAGGGTAGGCGGCATCGCCGACCAGATCGCCGACGGCGAGCACGGCCTGCTGATCGACGATCCGCTCGACCTCGCGGCATTCGGTGGCGCGGTCCGCAGCATCCTCGAGTCGCCCACGCTCGCGGCACGGCTCGGCGCCGCCGCGCGCGAACGAGCCCGCAACGAGTTCCTCGGGGATCGACATCTCGAGAAGTGGGGCGAGCTCTTCGTTCGGTGTGTCGCCGACGCGTAA